A genomic region of Magnolia sinica isolate HGM2019 chromosome 6, MsV1, whole genome shotgun sequence contains the following coding sequences:
- the LOC131250009 gene encoding WAT1-related protein At5g64700-like, producing MVTMKDCGLYAAMIFVQLAYGGSSILSKLALQKGLSSLVFIVYRHIIAMLIFGPFAYFVERKQRPPLSVPILLKIFFLASLGITIHLNLFYLGLDYSSATVAGALSNVIPGLTFLLAVLLRMEKLQMRSVRGRVKLFGTLTCIGGALIFTLWKGYLFKGFVRSPLINIHGKDFNGGPRHIKDNWIKGSALILTSNVAFSGWLILQAKVYEVYPARLSINTLMCFFASLQCSVVAIAFDRKTASWRLDWNVQLLAIVYCGIVISALVYYLHTWCISEKGPVFNAMFSPLLLVVVGIFSALVFAERLHLGSVIGAFLIIVGLYCVLWGKREDVVASQMEGKQGKDRSPTNQISMENLSNQISANEEHVIVPVMQAKSGHV from the exons ATGGTAACCATGAAAGACTGCGGTTTATATGCAGCTATGATTTTCGTTCAGCTCGCTTATGGTGGATCGAGCATACTCAGCAAGCTGGCCCTACAGAAGGGACTGAGTTCCCTGGTGTTTATAGTCTATAGACACATTATCGCCATGCTCATTTTCGGTCCTTTTGCATATTTCGTAGAGAG AAAACAACGTCCACCTCTTTCAGTTCCAATTCTCTTGAAAATCTTCTTTCTTGCTTCGCTTGGGATCACAATCCATCTCAATCTCTTCTATTTGGGCCTCGACTACAGTTCAGCCACCGTGGCGGGTGCTCTAAGTAACGTCATTCCAGGTTTAACATTTCTTTTGGCAGTTCTACTCAG AATGGAAAAGCTGCAAATGAGAAGTGTCAGAGGACGGGTTAAGCTCTTTGGCACGTTAACATGCATTGGTGGTGCCCTAATTTTTACATTGTGGAAGGGCTACTTATTCAAGGGCTTTGTTAGAAGCCCTCTAATCAATATTCATGgtaaagattttaatggtgggccacgGCACATTAAAGATAATTGGATCAAAGGCTCGGCTCTGATTCTAACAAGCAATGTTGCATTTAGTGGATGGCTTATTCTCCAG GCCAAGGTTTATGAGGTTTATCCTGCAAGACTATCAATCAATACTCTAATGTGTTTCTTCGCATCTTTGCAATGTTCTGTGGTTGCAATTGCTTTCGATAGGAAAACTGCATCCTGGAGATTAGACTGGAATGTGCAGCTCCTAGCAATAGTCTATTGT GGGATTGTAATCTCTGCACTTGTATATTACCTACATACATGGTGTATCAGTGAGAAGGGACCCGTTTTCAACGCAATGTTTTCGCCATTGCTTCTTGTTGTGGTGGGGATTTTCTCAGCCCTTGTTTTCGCAGAGCGTCTACACTTAGGCAG TGTGATCGGTGCATTCCTCATCATCGTCGGTCTCTACTGCGTATTATGGGGCAAGAGAGAGGATGTCGTTGCATCCCAGATGGAAGGAAAACAAGGGAAAGATAGAAGTCCGACTAATCAAATTTCCATGGAAAATCTTTCTAATCAAATCTCAGCCAATGAAGAACATGTAATTGTCCCAGTTATGCAAGCGAAAAGTGGCCATGTTTAG